The Streptomyces sp. NBC_00670 genome window below encodes:
- a CDS encoding endo alpha-1,4 polygalactosaminidase, giving the protein MIRPGSRPVLLALLLTLLTACAPAHDNANGNDTDKDTGGAVWHPAPATPWQWQLSGHLDTTVDAPVYDIDGFDHPTSTVATLHHAHRKVICYLSTGAWEDFRPDADEFPKSVLGRGNGWKGERWLDIRRTDLLEPLMSARLDMCAKKGFDAVEPDNMDGYRNRTGFDLTATDQLRYNRLIARLAHERGMAVGLKNDLDQIPRLVGDFDFAVNEQCAQYDECDKLKPFIAAGKAVFHVEYELSTDDFCARSRKLRLSSLRKHYALDAWRKAC; this is encoded by the coding sequence ATGATTCGTCCGGGTTCGCGGCCCGTGCTGCTCGCGCTTCTCCTCACCCTCCTCACCGCCTGCGCCCCCGCGCACGACAACGCCAACGGCAACGACACGGACAAGGACACCGGCGGAGCCGTCTGGCACCCCGCCCCCGCCACTCCCTGGCAGTGGCAGCTCAGCGGCCACCTCGACACCACCGTCGACGCCCCCGTCTACGACATCGACGGCTTCGACCACCCCACCTCCACCGTCGCCACCCTCCACCACGCCCACCGCAAGGTGATCTGCTACCTCTCCACCGGCGCCTGGGAGGACTTCCGCCCGGACGCGGACGAGTTCCCCAAGTCCGTCCTCGGCCGCGGCAACGGCTGGAAGGGCGAACGCTGGCTCGACATCCGCCGCACCGACCTCCTCGAACCCCTCATGTCCGCCCGCCTCGACATGTGCGCCAAGAAGGGCTTCGACGCCGTCGAACCCGACAACATGGACGGCTACAGGAACCGCACCGGCTTCGACCTCACCGCCACCGACCAGCTCCGCTACAACCGCCTGATCGCCAGGCTGGCCCACGAGCGCGGCATGGCCGTCGGCCTGAAGAACGACCTCGACCAGATCCCCCGCCTCGTCGGCGACTTCGACTTCGCGGTCAACGAGCAGTGCGCCCAGTACGACGAGTGCGACAAGCTCAAGCCGTTCATCGCGGCCGGCAAGGCGGTCTTCCACGTCGAGTACGAGCTGTCGACCGACGACTTCTGCGCGCGGTCCCGGAAGCTGAGGCTGAGCTCCCTGCGCAAGCACTACGCCCTGGACGCCTGGCGCAAGGCCTGCTGA
- a CDS encoding leucyl aminopeptidase yields the protein MTALTLSTATASGLRADAFVVGVAKGTGGPVVAPGAEAVDTAYDGTLATVLETLGATGAEGEVTKLPAPAGFKAPVVVAVGLGPEPEQDASYSAETLRRAAGTAARALAGSRKAAFALPLTDAADLGAVAEGVLLGAYAFDAYKETGRGGKNAKNGKAPLAEATLLGGKSRDKAHKAALARATAVAEELNRARDLVNTPPNDLTPQGFAALAQTAAKEHGLKIQVLDEKALAKGGYGGILGVGVGSAVPPRLVKLSYTPAKGARSAKHLAFVGKGITYDSGGISLKPAGHNETMKCDMAGAAAVFAAVVTAARLGLDVKVTGWLALAENMPSGSATRPGDVLRMYSGKTVEVLNTDAEGRLVLADALWAASEEEPDAIVDVATLTGAMMLALGSRTFGVMANDDAFRSAVHEAAEEVGEPAWPMPLPEHLRKAGDSQVADLSNMGERMGGGLFAGLFLREFVGEGITWAHLDIAGPAFNEGAPFGYTPKGGTGTAVRTLVRLAELTAAGDLG from the coding sequence GTGACTGCTCTCACTCTCAGCACCGCCACCGCGTCCGGCCTCCGCGCCGACGCGTTCGTGGTCGGTGTCGCGAAGGGCACCGGAGGCCCGGTCGTCGCACCGGGCGCCGAAGCCGTCGACACGGCGTACGACGGCACACTCGCCACCGTGCTCGAGACCCTCGGCGCCACCGGCGCCGAGGGCGAGGTGACGAAGCTGCCGGCCCCCGCCGGCTTCAAGGCCCCCGTCGTCGTGGCCGTCGGCCTGGGCCCCGAGCCCGAGCAGGACGCGTCGTACTCCGCGGAGACCCTCCGCCGCGCCGCCGGCACCGCCGCCCGCGCGCTCGCCGGCTCCCGCAAGGCCGCCTTCGCGCTCCCCCTCACCGACGCCGCCGACCTCGGTGCCGTCGCCGAGGGCGTGCTGCTCGGCGCGTACGCCTTCGACGCGTACAAGGAGACGGGCCGGGGCGGGAAGAACGCCAAGAACGGCAAGGCCCCCCTCGCGGAGGCCACCCTGCTCGGCGGCAAGTCCCGCGACAAGGCCCACAAGGCCGCGCTCGCCCGGGCCACCGCCGTCGCCGAGGAGCTCAACCGCGCCCGCGACCTCGTCAACACCCCGCCGAACGACCTCACCCCGCAGGGGTTCGCCGCGCTCGCGCAGACCGCGGCCAAGGAGCACGGCCTCAAGATCCAGGTGCTCGACGAGAAGGCGCTCGCCAAGGGCGGTTACGGCGGCATCCTCGGCGTCGGCGTCGGCTCCGCCGTCCCGCCGCGTCTGGTGAAGCTGTCGTACACCCCCGCCAAGGGCGCCCGGTCGGCCAAGCACCTCGCCTTCGTCGGCAAGGGCATCACTTACGACTCGGGCGGCATCTCGCTCAAGCCGGCCGGCCACAACGAGACGATGAAGTGCGACATGGCCGGCGCCGCCGCCGTGTTCGCCGCCGTCGTCACGGCCGCGCGGCTCGGCCTCGACGTCAAGGTCACCGGCTGGCTGGCGCTCGCCGAGAACATGCCCTCCGGCTCCGCCACCCGCCCGGGTGATGTGCTGCGCATGTACAGCGGCAAGACGGTGGAGGTCCTCAACACCGACGCCGAGGGCCGGCTGGTGCTCGCCGACGCGCTGTGGGCGGCCTCCGAGGAGGAGCCGGACGCGATCGTCGACGTGGCCACGCTGACCGGCGCGATGATGCTGGCGCTGGGCAGCCGCACCTTTGGTGTCATGGCCAACGACGACGCCTTCCGCTCCGCGGTGCACGAGGCGGCCGAGGAGGTCGGCGAGCCGGCCTGGCCGATGCCGCTGCCGGAGCACCTGCGCAAGGCCGGGGACTCCCAGGTCGCCGACCTCTCGAACATGGGCGAGCGGATGGGCGGCGGTCTGTTCGCCGGTCTCTTCCTGCGCGAGTTCGTGGGCGAGGGCATCACCTGGGCGCACCTGGACATCGCCGGTCCCGCGTTCAACGAGGGCGCCCCGTTCGGCTACACCCCGAAGGGCGGCACGGGTACGGCCGTGCGCACGCTGGTCCGGCTCGCGGAGCTGACGGCGGCGGGCGACCTGGGCTGA
- the lpdA gene encoding dihydrolipoyl dehydrogenase, with protein MANDASTVFDLVILGGGSGGYAAALRGAQLGLDVALIEKDKVGGTCLHRGCIPTKALLHAGEIADQARESEAVGVKATFEGIDIAGVHKYKDGVISGLYKGLQGLVASRKVTYIEGEGRLSSPTSVDVNGQRIQGRHVLLATGSVPKSLPGLNIDGDRIISSDHALVLDRVPKSAVILGGGVIGVEFASAWKSFGTDVTIVEGLKHLVPVEDENSSKLLERAFRKRGIKFNLGTFFQKAEYTQDGVKVTLADGKEFEAEVLLVAIGRGPVSQGLGYEEAGVAMDRGYVLVDEYMRTNVPTISAVGDLVPTLQLAHVGFAEGILVAERLAGLKTVPIDYDGVPRVTYCHPEVASVGITEAKAKEIYGADKVVALKYNLAGNGRSKILQTSGEIKLVQVKDGAVVGVHMVGDRMGEQVGEAQLIYNWEALPAEVAQLIHAHPTQSEALGEAHLALAGKPLHAHD; from the coding sequence GTGGCGAACGACGCCAGCACCGTTTTCGACCTAGTGATCCTCGGCGGTGGTAGCGGTGGTTACGCCGCGGCCCTGCGCGGGGCGCAGCTGGGCCTGGACGTCGCCCTGATCGAGAAGGACAAGGTCGGCGGTACCTGCCTGCACCGGGGTTGCATCCCCACCAAGGCCCTGCTGCACGCGGGCGAGATCGCCGACCAGGCCCGCGAGAGCGAGGCCGTCGGCGTCAAGGCGACCTTCGAGGGCATCGACATCGCGGGCGTCCACAAGTACAAGGACGGGGTCATCTCCGGCCTGTACAAGGGCCTGCAGGGCCTGGTCGCCTCCCGCAAGGTGACGTACATCGAGGGTGAGGGCCGGCTGTCCTCCCCGACCTCGGTGGATGTCAACGGACAGCGGATCCAGGGCCGGCACGTCCTGCTGGCGACCGGCTCCGTGCCGAAGTCGCTGCCGGGCCTGAACATCGACGGCGACCGGATCATCTCCTCCGACCACGCCCTCGTGCTGGACCGCGTGCCGAAGTCCGCAGTCATCCTGGGCGGCGGCGTCATCGGCGTCGAGTTCGCCTCCGCGTGGAAGTCCTTCGGCACCGACGTGACGATCGTCGAGGGTCTGAAGCACCTCGTCCCGGTCGAGGACGAGAACTCCTCCAAGCTGCTGGAGCGCGCCTTCCGCAAGCGCGGCATCAAGTTCAACCTGGGCACCTTCTTCCAGAAGGCGGAGTACACCCAGGACGGTGTCAAGGTCACCCTCGCCGACGGCAAGGAGTTCGAGGCCGAGGTCCTCCTCGTCGCCATCGGCCGCGGCCCGGTCTCGCAGGGCCTGGGCTACGAGGAGGCCGGGGTCGCCATGGACCGCGGCTACGTCCTCGTCGACGAGTACATGCGCACCAACGTGCCCACCATCTCCGCCGTCGGCGACCTGGTCCCGACCCTCCAGCTCGCGCACGTCGGCTTCGCCGAGGGCATCCTGGTGGCGGAGCGGCTGGCCGGTCTGAAGACCGTGCCGATCGACTACGACGGTGTCCCCCGGGTGACGTACTGCCACCCCGAGGTCGCCTCCGTGGGCATCACCGAGGCCAAGGCCAAGGAGATCTACGGTGCGGACAAGGTCGTCGCCCTGAAGTACAACCTGGCCGGCAACGGCCGGAGCAAGATCCTCCAGACCTCGGGCGAGATCAAGCTCGTCCAGGTCAAGGACGGTGCGGTGGTCGGCGTGCACATGGTGGGCGACCGCATGGGCGAGCAGGTCGGCGAGGCCCAGCTGATCTACAACTGGGAGGCGCTGCCGGCCGAGGTGGCCCAGCTCATCCACGCCCACCCGACGCAGAGCGAGGCGCTCGGCGAGGCCCACCTGGCCCTGGCCGGCAAGCCGCTGCACGCCCACGACTGA
- the sucB gene encoding 2-oxoglutarate dehydrogenase, E2 component, dihydrolipoamide succinyltransferase, whose translation MAVSVTLPALGESVTEGTVTRWLKAEGERVEADEPLLEVSTDKVDTEIPSPAAGVLSSIKVAEDETVEVGAELAVIDDGSGAPAAAPAPAAEPEPQPEPAPQPAAAAPSTEQAAPAPAPSPEAAAGGGSAEGTDVVLPALGESVTEGTVTRWLKEVGESVEADEPLLEVSTDKVDTEIPAPASGVLLEIVVGEDETAEVGAKLAVIGQPGAAPAAAPAAPAAPAQPEPTPAPAPAPAPAPAPAPQAAAPAPAPQAPTTPAPQVQETPAPAPAPAAPAPAPAPAPAPAATAGGDGAYVTPLVRKLAAENGVDLGSVKGTGVGGRIRKQDVLAAAEAAKAAAPAPAAAAAPSTAKKAPKLEVSPLRGQTVKMPRIRKVIGDNMVKALHEQAQLSSVVEVDVTRLMRLRAQAKDSFVAREGVKLSPMPFFVKAAAQALKAHPVINAKINEAEGTITYFDSESIGIAVDSEKGLMTPVIKHAGDLNIAGIAKATAELAGKVRANKITPDELSGATFTISNTGSRGALFDTIIVPPGQVAILGIGATVKRPAVIETEEGTVIGVRDMTYLTLSYDHRLVDGADAARYLTAVKAILEAGEFEVELGL comes from the coding sequence ATGGCGGTTTCCGTAACCCTTCCGGCGCTCGGTGAGAGCGTCACCGAGGGCACTGTCACCCGCTGGCTGAAGGCCGAGGGCGAGCGCGTCGAGGCCGACGAGCCGCTGCTCGAGGTGTCGACCGACAAGGTCGACACCGAGATCCCCTCGCCGGCCGCCGGTGTGCTGTCCTCCATCAAGGTCGCCGAGGACGAGACGGTCGAGGTCGGCGCCGAGCTGGCCGTCATCGACGACGGCTCCGGCGCCCCGGCCGCGGCTCCCGCGCCCGCCGCCGAGCCCGAGCCGCAGCCCGAGCCCGCGCCCCAGCCCGCCGCGGCCGCGCCCTCCACCGAGCAGGCCGCGCCCGCCCCGGCGCCGTCCCCCGAGGCCGCCGCCGGCGGCGGTTCCGCCGAGGGCACCGACGTGGTGCTCCCGGCGCTCGGCGAGTCGGTCACCGAGGGCACGGTGACCCGCTGGCTGAAGGAGGTCGGCGAGTCCGTCGAGGCCGACGAGCCGCTGCTCGAGGTCTCCACGGACAAGGTCGACACCGAGATCCCGGCGCCCGCCTCCGGCGTGCTGCTCGAGATCGTGGTCGGCGAGGACGAGACGGCCGAGGTCGGCGCGAAGCTGGCCGTCATCGGTCAGCCGGGTGCCGCCCCGGCGGCGGCGCCGGCCGCCCCCGCCGCCCCGGCCCAGCCCGAGCCCACCCCGGCGCCCGCGCCGGCCCCGGCCCCGGCTCCCGCCCCGGCTCCGCAGGCCGCCGCCCCGGCGCCCGCCCCGCAGGCGCCGACCACGCCGGCCCCGCAGGTCCAGGAGACCCCGGCCCCCGCGCCGGCCCCGGCCGCCCCGGCTCCGGCTCCCGCCCCGGCCCCGGCTCCGGCCGCGACCGCCGGTGGCGACGGCGCCTACGTGACCCCGCTGGTGCGCAAGCTCGCCGCCGAGAACGGCGTCGACCTGGGCTCCGTCAAGGGCACCGGCGTCGGCGGCCGGATCCGCAAGCAGGACGTGCTCGCCGCCGCCGAGGCCGCGAAGGCCGCCGCCCCGGCGCCGGCCGCCGCTGCCGCCCCGTCGACGGCGAAGAAGGCCCCGAAGCTCGAGGTCTCCCCGCTGCGCGGCCAGACCGTGAAGATGCCGCGGATCCGCAAGGTCATCGGCGACAACATGGTCAAGGCCCTGCACGAGCAGGCCCAGCTGTCCTCGGTGGTCGAGGTCGACGTCACCCGGCTGATGCGGCTGCGCGCCCAGGCGAAGGACTCCTTCGTGGCGCGCGAGGGCGTCAAGCTCTCCCCGATGCCGTTCTTCGTCAAGGCGGCGGCCCAGGCGCTGAAGGCCCACCCGGTCATCAACGCCAAGATCAACGAGGCCGAGGGGACCATCACCTACTTCGACTCCGAGAGCATCGGGATCGCGGTGGACTCCGAGAAGGGCCTGATGACCCCGGTCATCAAGCACGCGGGCGACCTCAACATCGCCGGTATCGCCAAGGCCACCGCCGAGCTCGCGGGCAAGGTCCGGGCCAACAAGATCACCCCGGACGAGCTGTCCGGCGCGACCTTCACCATCTCCAACACCGGCTCGCGCGGCGCGCTGTTCGACACGATCATCGTGCCGCCGGGTCAGGTCGCCATCCTCGGCATCGGCGCCACGGTCAAGCGCCCGGCCGTCATCGAGACGGAGGAGGGTACGGTCATCGGCGTCCGCGACATGACGTACCTGACGCTGTCCTACGACCACCGTCTGGTGGACGGCGCCGACGCGGCCCGTTACCTGACCGCGGTCAAGGCGATCCTGGAGGCGGGCGAGTTCGAGGTCGAGCTGGGCCTTTGA
- a CDS encoding GntR family transcriptional regulator encodes MTAPVVHSLREQIREHIVEGIVSGRWKPGERIVERRIATELEVSQTPVREALRELESLRLIESAPNKGVRVRNLTAADLEESYPVRAGLEAIAAELAAERLALDCSALEPHVAALYAADRMADGTGQVRHTVGFHRELVRAAGNSVLLHTWEGLGIEVFTALSIRWLGTVQQSYAEEHEELVAAFRRRDPRIADLVKSHVLGCAPRA; translated from the coding sequence ATGACCGCGCCCGTCGTCCACTCGCTGCGCGAACAGATCCGCGAGCACATCGTGGAGGGGATCGTCAGCGGGCGCTGGAAGCCGGGCGAGCGGATCGTGGAGCGGCGGATCGCCACGGAGCTGGAGGTCAGCCAGACTCCCGTGCGGGAGGCGCTGCGGGAGCTGGAGTCGCTGCGGCTGATCGAGTCCGCGCCGAACAAGGGCGTCCGGGTGCGGAACCTGACGGCGGCGGACCTGGAGGAGAGCTACCCCGTACGGGCCGGCCTGGAGGCGATCGCCGCGGAGCTGGCGGCGGAGCGGCTGGCGCTGGACTGCTCCGCGCTCGAACCCCACGTGGCCGCGCTGTACGCGGCCGACCGGATGGCCGACGGCACGGGGCAGGTGCGGCACACGGTCGGCTTCCACCGGGAGCTGGTGCGGGCGGCCGGTAACTCGGTGCTGCTGCACACGTGGGAGGGGCTGGGCATCGAGGTGTTCACGGCACTGTCGATACGGTGGCTGGGGACGGTGCAGCAGTCGTACGCGGAGGAACACGAGGAGCTGGTCGCGGCGTTCCGTCGTCGTGACCCGAGGATCGCGGACCTGGTCAAGTCCCACGTATTGGGCTGCGCACCGCGCGCGTAG
- the aceE gene encoding pyruvate dehydrogenase (acetyl-transferring), homodimeric type — MTDPNAIQPSALDQLPDRDPEETAEWQASLDAVAEAAGPHRAAYLMRRTLERAEGAGVSLPQLLETDYVNTIPTAAEPAVEGDEALEQRITAWNRWNAAAMVTRGSKYGVGGHIATFASAAWLYETGFNHFFHGKEGDGSGDQLYIQGHASPGIYARAFLDGRLSETQLDNFRREAGGNGLPSYPHPRRLPWLWEFPTVSMGLGPISAIYQARFNRYLTSRGIKDLSNSHVWAFLGDGEMDEPESTTALTLASREGLDNLTFVINCNLQRLDGPVRANFKIVQELESLFRGAGWNVVKTLWGTAWDELFRLDTTGALVRRLREVPDAQVQTYQTRDAAYIREDFFGKDPALVEMAKLLSDDKIIECFQFSRGGHEARKVYAAYRAALAHKGAPTVILAQTVKGHTLGDGFASKNANHQMKKLTVEQFKDMRDRLDLPISDAQFVDGVVPYGHPGADAPEVRYLQERRAALGGPAPSRRVHPVGPLPMPADKAFTAFDKGSGSQSVATTMAFVRLVKDLVRDKETGRRWVPIVPDEARTFGMESLFPSLGIYSPKGQTYEPVDRDQLMYYKEAKNGQIFNEGITEAGAMAEFIAASTSYATHGETMIPFYIYYSMFGWQRTGDQMWQLGDQLGRGFLVGATAGRTTLTGEGLQHADGHSPAIAATNPAALTYDPAFAYELGVIVKDGMRRMFGEAAPGEDPNVFYYLTVYNEPLPQPAKPATPGIDEGIVKGLYRFNTAESAGLTTVANAPRIQLLGSGTAIHWTLKAQRLLAEEWGVAADVWSATSWTELRRDAMEADAALLRGEERVPFVRRALHGAQGPVLAVSDYMRQVPDQIAQWVEQDWASLGADGFGLSDTREAARRHFGVDAESIVVAALAHLARRGEVKATAVKEARERYGL, encoded by the coding sequence ATGACCGACCCCAACGCCATCCAGCCGAGCGCGCTCGACCAGCTCCCGGACCGGGACCCGGAGGAGACCGCCGAATGGCAGGCCTCCCTGGACGCGGTCGCGGAGGCGGCCGGCCCGCACCGTGCGGCCTATCTGATGCGTCGCACCCTGGAGCGCGCCGAGGGAGCCGGCGTCTCGCTGCCGCAGCTCCTCGAGACGGACTACGTCAACACCATCCCCACCGCCGCCGAGCCCGCCGTGGAAGGCGACGAGGCGCTGGAGCAGCGCATCACCGCGTGGAACCGCTGGAACGCGGCCGCGATGGTGACCCGCGGCAGCAAGTACGGCGTCGGTGGCCACATCGCCACCTTCGCCTCGGCCGCCTGGCTGTACGAGACCGGCTTCAACCACTTCTTCCACGGCAAGGAGGGCGACGGCTCCGGCGACCAGCTGTACATCCAGGGCCACGCCTCCCCCGGCATCTACGCCCGCGCCTTCCTGGACGGGCGGCTCAGCGAGACGCAGCTGGACAACTTCCGCCGCGAGGCCGGCGGCAACGGTCTGCCCTCGTACCCGCACCCGCGCCGACTGCCCTGGCTGTGGGAGTTCCCCACCGTCTCCATGGGCCTCGGCCCGATCTCCGCGATCTATCAGGCGCGGTTCAACCGCTATCTGACCAGCCGCGGCATCAAGGACCTGAGCAACTCCCACGTCTGGGCGTTCCTCGGCGACGGCGAGATGGACGAGCCGGAGTCCACCACCGCGCTCACCCTCGCCTCCCGCGAGGGCCTGGACAACCTGACCTTCGTCATCAACTGCAACCTGCAGCGGCTCGACGGTCCGGTGCGCGCCAACTTCAAGATCGTGCAGGAGCTGGAGTCCCTCTTCCGGGGCGCCGGCTGGAACGTGGTCAAGACCCTGTGGGGCACCGCCTGGGACGAGCTGTTCCGGCTGGACACCACGGGCGCGCTGGTCCGCCGGCTCCGCGAGGTACCGGACGCGCAGGTGCAGACGTACCAGACGCGCGACGCCGCCTACATCCGCGAGGACTTCTTCGGCAAGGACCCGGCGCTCGTCGAGATGGCGAAGCTGCTGAGCGACGACAAGATCATCGAGTGCTTCCAGTTCTCGCGCGGCGGCCACGAGGCCCGCAAGGTCTACGCCGCCTACCGGGCGGCCCTCGCGCACAAGGGCGCGCCGACGGTGATCCTCGCCCAGACCGTCAAGGGCCACACCCTCGGTGACGGCTTCGCGTCGAAGAACGCCAACCACCAGATGAAGAAGCTGACGGTCGAGCAGTTCAAGGACATGCGCGACCGTCTGGACCTGCCGATCTCGGACGCGCAGTTCGTCGACGGCGTGGTCCCCTACGGCCACCCCGGCGCCGACGCCCCCGAGGTCCGCTACCTCCAGGAGCGCCGCGCGGCCCTCGGTGGCCCGGCCCCCTCCCGCCGGGTGCACCCGGTCGGGCCGCTGCCGATGCCCGCCGACAAGGCGTTCACCGCCTTCGACAAGGGCTCCGGCTCACAGTCCGTCGCCACGACGATGGCCTTCGTCCGCCTGGTCAAGGACCTCGTCCGCGACAAGGAGACCGGCAGGCGCTGGGTGCCGATCGTCCCCGACGAGGCGCGCACCTTCGGCATGGAGTCGCTCTTCCCGTCCCTGGGCATCTACTCGCCCAAGGGCCAGACGTACGAGCCGGTCGACCGCGACCAGCTCATGTACTACAAGGAAGCGAAGAACGGCCAGATCTTCAACGAGGGGATCACCGAGGCCGGCGCCATGGCCGAGTTCATCGCCGCCTCGACGTCGTACGCGACGCACGGCGAGACGATGATCCCGTTCTACATCTACTACTCGATGTTCGGCTGGCAGCGCACCGGCGACCAGATGTGGCAGCTCGGCGACCAGCTCGGCCGCGGCTTCCTCGTCGGCGCCACGGCCGGCCGGACGACGCTGACGGGCGAGGGCCTGCAGCACGCCGACGGCCACTCGCCGGCGATCGCCGCGACCAACCCGGCGGCACTGACGTACGACCCGGCGTTCGCCTACGAGCTCGGCGTCATCGTCAAGGACGGTATGCGCCGGATGTTCGGCGAGGCGGCGCCGGGTGAGGACCCGAACGTCTTCTACTACCTCACCGTCTACAACGAGCCGCTGCCGCAGCCCGCGAAGCCGGCGACGCCCGGCATCGACGAGGGCATCGTCAAGGGCCTGTACCGCTTCAACACGGCGGAGTCGGCCGGGCTGACCACGGTGGCGAACGCCCCGCGCATCCAGCTGCTCGGCTCGGGCACGGCGATCCACTGGACGCTGAAGGCGCAGCGGCTGCTCGCCGAGGAGTGGGGTGTCGCGGCGGACGTGTGGTCCGCGACGTCCTGGACCGAGCTGCGGCGCGACGCGATGGAGGCGGACGCGGCGCTGCTGCGGGGCGAGGAGCGGGTGCCGTTCGTGCGGCGGGCGCTGCACGGGGCGCAGGGTCCCGTGCTGGCCGTCTCCGACTACATGCGGCAGGTTCCCGACCAGATCGCTCAGTGGGTCGAGCAGGACTGGGCGTCGCTGGGCGCGGACGGGTTCGGCCTCTCCGACACGCGTGAGGCCGCGCGCCGCCACTTCGGCGTCGACGCGGAGTCGATCGTCGTCGCGGCGCTGGCGCACCTCGCCCGCCGGGGCGAGGTCAAGGCCACGGCGGTGAAGGAAGCGCGGGAGCGGTACGGGTTGTAA
- a CDS encoding helix-turn-helix transcriptional regulator: protein MRAARLIRMVLLLQGRPTMTAAELARELEVSERTVARDAQALSEAGIPVYADRGRTGGYHLLHGYRTRLTGLARTEAEALFLSGLPGPLRDMGLADAASAARLKVSAALLPSLRDTPRTAAQRFHLDAPAWFRDPRTPDLLPAIAEAVWDDRRITARYRRRPEDDEVERELEPYGLVLKAGAWYLCARVTAPDGGPFRVYRLDRFTAVTPTAPDEDRFTRDESFDLPAFWAEHAAEFARSILRTQVVVRLSPEGARLLPDVVDPASARHALAEATGRDGPDGHVTLTLPVESEEVAHAQLTALGPEAEVLAPASLRRRLAADARRLAALYA, encoded by the coding sequence ATGCGTGCCGCCAGGCTCATCAGAATGGTGCTGCTCCTGCAGGGGCGCCCCACCATGACCGCCGCCGAGCTCGCCCGCGAGCTGGAGGTCTCCGAGCGCACCGTCGCCCGCGACGCCCAGGCCCTGTCCGAGGCCGGCATCCCCGTCTACGCCGACCGCGGCCGCACCGGCGGCTACCACCTCCTCCACGGCTACCGCACCCGCCTCACCGGCCTCGCCCGCACCGAGGCCGAGGCCCTCTTCCTCTCCGGCCTCCCCGGCCCCCTCCGCGACATGGGCCTCGCCGACGCCGCCTCCGCCGCCCGCCTGAAGGTCTCCGCCGCCCTCCTCCCTTCCCTCCGGGACACCCCCCGCACGGCCGCCCAGCGCTTCCACCTCGACGCCCCCGCCTGGTTCAGGGACCCCCGCACCCCCGACCTGCTCCCGGCGATCGCGGAGGCCGTCTGGGACGACCGCCGCATCACCGCCCGCTACCGCCGCCGCCCGGAGGACGACGAGGTCGAACGGGAGCTGGAACCGTACGGCCTCGTCCTGAAGGCGGGCGCCTGGTATCTGTGCGCCCGCGTCACCGCCCCGGACGGCGGACCGTTCCGCGTGTACCGGCTCGACCGCTTCACGGCGGTCACCCCGACGGCGCCCGACGAGGACCGCTTCACCCGCGACGAGAGCTTCGACCTGCCCGCCTTCTGGGCGGAGCACGCCGCGGAGTTCGCGCGCTCGATCCTCCGCACGCAGGTCGTCGTACGCCTCTCCCCCGAGGGCGCCCGCCTGCTCCCCGATGTCGTCGACCCCGCCTCAGCCCGCCACGCGCTGGCGGAGGCGACCGGCCGGGACGGCCCGGACGGCCACGTCACCCTGACCCTGCCGGTGGAGTCGGAGGAGGTCGCCCACGCCCAGCTCACCGCGCTGGGCCCGGAGGCGGAGGTACTGGCCCCCGCCTCCCTGCGCCGCCGCCTCGCCGCCGACGCCCGCCGCCTCGCGGCCCTCTACGCCTGA
- a CDS encoding DUF4240 domain-containing protein, which translates to MDETEFWELVDTTREAAGGDPEEHADLLVERLLRLDPEAVLDFARHFEARYNRAYRWDLWGAAWLLLGGASDDAFDYFRCWLIGQGREVFEGALHDPDSLAELLDDFDERVDGDGEELGYAADEAYEQLTGVVAPDLGLPPAPDEPEGTPQDFEDEAALARRYPSLWTRFGD; encoded by the coding sequence ATGGACGAGACGGAGTTCTGGGAGCTGGTGGACACCACCCGCGAGGCCGCCGGGGGTGACCCGGAGGAGCACGCCGACCTGCTGGTGGAGCGGCTCCTCCGGCTGGACCCGGAGGCGGTGCTGGACTTCGCCCGCCACTTCGAGGCCCGTTACAACCGGGCCTACCGCTGGGACCTGTGGGGCGCCGCCTGGCTGCTGCTCGGCGGGGCGAGCGACGACGCCTTCGACTACTTCCGCTGCTGGCTGATCGGCCAGGGCCGCGAGGTCTTCGAGGGCGCCCTGCACGACCCGGACTCCCTCGCCGAACTCCTGGACGACTTCGACGAACGCGTCGACGGCGACGGCGAGGAGCTCGGCTACGCGGCCGACGAGGCGTACGAGCAGCTCACCGGCGTCGTCGCCCCGGACCTCGGGCTGCCGCCCGCGCCCGACGAACCCGAGGGCACACCGCAGGACTTCGAGGACGAGGCCGCCCTGGCCCGCCGCTACCCCTCCCTGTGGACCCGCTTCGGCGACTGA